One Cryptomeria japonica chromosome 9, Sugi_1.0, whole genome shotgun sequence genomic window carries:
- the LOC131052400 gene encoding protein AMEIOTIC 1 homolog isoform X1, whose protein sequence is MADAEVINGFRLNTGEVVRVGDFVYLFPADANVELYIARIDKLYHDEEGKRLIQIRWYYRPKDLQHEPPSNPLNNEVYYTNYFDCQLVESVAKICKVFTRSEYFKLNEEQKSYDRPVSEEDIFFFEYVYSAETGSFMKMSGSGEADRRRSFGKQNSPDPSLKILIKALLDVEETIPKDAKPACWADERLTWIAKVNESKTVQNITERLLHLADCSQLIREKDGKNEYKYLSAWKSAVTADSSPESLLQNIEHLQNFVQQRNGRAEKKRKRYGSEQGKKKDKLPLLQDVCEELDEKKGARIKEGSTYEINRTCLPPKAPIHLKYIRTVLVAEKTDTHVRVKFPSILALRNLFGTDKNVEQTMQHPSLDEQFVMGQKLAERVLWRQISSGEYNTQGHLESFWLISGDPADEKLQMIQPAHLTDGTEDVKLTNDECKELIKFEGTPDVKFPSDVEGDGNKLPVKWGLRRKVAINRKHRSMEKGNEQTSTGGDSLETTTKVPRKQRRYTVNEDDPTPGEISSMLRLPKEMQGRWTGERYRAAQLKLVAIMREKAAVPGKPILRPALREEARKHIGDTGLLDHLLKHMTDTVIKNGERFRRRHNAEGAMEYWLEPASLMEIRKQAGIQDPWWIPPPGWQPGDKVSLYGCVSGMTPSEAEEMKTLREELNNVKRELLSCKNMNVNEEKKMIQEEDHDILKETLQQAEAETSQIDCQDEMMTPLGTTDHKHILEASVSLHKWSRCNIVERVEKLQTETNKKIQEMESNHRAEKKHLEYQIAKVTETLERMQEEMTNLIKSVENSKVAPMKEPSSEKKAQTGFRICKQEGTFLWPSMTPKSSNRVPLKYIFSPRQLQVTPPSAVYNLPSEHSLQKTVNIDVKDTTVSAGITSTVVVCKSSSKGGLQNGQKDPAQDTCGNQVSLSPKSHSEVEAEAEAKASPHPAMQKELLSMYLTTPEKQWAQNQMILSRSPVPNFMSDQIVWPVPSQPVTTHAQDSGGGGGGFHVDLPESSRTAPCQSTWLGLAPPAASSAAHNA, encoded by the exons ATGGCGGACGCAGAAGTGATAAATGGGTTTCGGCTAAATACTGGTGAAGTTGTCCGTGTTG GGGATTTTGTATATCTGTTTCCTGCAGATGCCAATGTTGAATTATATATTGCAAGGATAGATAAATTGtaccatgatgaagaaggaaagagactGATACAGATACGGTG GTATTATCGGCCTAAAGACCTCCAGCACGAACCGCCTTCAAATCCCTTGAACAATGAAGTTTACT ATACAAACTATTTTGACTGCCAACTGGTTGAGTCCGTCGCAAAGATCTGCAAGGTTTTCACTAGATCTGAGTACTTTAAGCTGAATGAGGAGCAGAAAAG TTATGACAGGCCCGTGTCTGAAGAGGATATATTCTTCTTCGAATATGTTTATTCGGCGGAGACTGGTTCGTTTATGAAAATGTCTGGGTCAG GAGAAGCAGACCGTCGACGTTCTTTTGGGAAACAGAACTCTCCGGATCCTTCGCTTAAGATTTTGATTAAG GCGTTGCTTGACGTTGAAGAAACCATCCCAAAGGACGCAAAACCTGCCTGTTGGGCCGATGAACGTTTG ACATGGATAGCGAAAGTGAATGAAAGCAAGACAGTACAAAACATTACTGAGAGACTGCTGCATTTAGCAGATTGTTCGCAGCTAATCAGGGAGAAAGATGGAAAAAATGAGTATAAATATTTGTCGGCTTGGAAAAGTGCAGTGACCGCAGATTCAAGCCCTGAATCA CTTCTTCAGAATATAGAACACCTTCAAAACTTTGTCCAGCAGCGAAACGGTAGGGCAGAAAAGAAAAGGAAGCGGTACGGGTCGGAGCAGGGAAAGAAGAAAGACAAGCTGCCCCTTCTCCAAGACGTTTGTGAAGAATTAGATG AGAAAAAAGGTGCGAGGATAAAGGAGGGAAGCACCTACGAGATCAACCGTACTTGCTTGCCTCCGAAGGCCCCTATTCATCTTAAGTACATTCGAACCGTGCTG GTGGCGGAGAAAACCGACACTCATGTACGCGTGAAATTTCCCAGTATTTTGGCACTGAGAAATTTGTTTGGTACGGACAAGAATGTCGAGCAAACTATGCAACATCCTTCTTTGGACGAGCAGTTTGTGATGGGCCAAAAGCTGGCTGAAAGAGTTTTATGGCGTCAAATTTCTTCAGGGGAATATAATACGCAAGGCCACCTTGAAAGTTTCTGGCTCATTTCCGGCGACCCAGCTGACGAAAAACTGCAAATGATTCAGCCAGCTCACCTTACCGACG GAACTGAGGACGTGAAATTGACAAATGACGAATGCAAGGAGCTAATTAAGTTCGAAGGAACACCGGACGTAAAATTTCCATCTGATGTGGAAGGAGACGGGAACAAATTGCCTGTTAAATGGGGTCTCCGACGGAAAGTGGCAATCAATAGGAAGCATCGCAGCATGGAAAAGGGCAATGAACAGACATCCACGGGTGGTGATTCGCTAGAAACTACGACCAAGGTCCCACGGAAGCAGCGGCGTTACACAGTGAACGAGGATGACCCAACCCCTGGAGAAATATCAAGCATGCTCAGACTCCCCAAAGAGATGCAAGGGAGATGGACCGGTGAGAG GTATAGGGCCGCTCAGTTGAAGCTTGTGGCGATAATGAGAGAAAAGGCAGCCGTGCCGGGAAAGCCTATCTTGCGCCCTGCATTGAGAGAGGAAGCACGGAAACATATTGGGGATACCGGACTTCTTGATCACTTGTTGAAGCACATGACAGACACTGTCATTAAAAACGGTGAGCGGTTTAGGCGCCGTCACAACGCAGAGGGAGCCATGGAGTACTGGCTTGAACCGGCCAGTCTTATGGAGATAAGGAAACAAGCTGGGATTCAAGATCCTTGGTGGATTCCCCCTCCTGGATGGCAGCCTGGAGATAAAGTGTCTCTTTATGGTTGCGTATCGGGCATGACGCCCTCTGAAGCAGAAGAAATGAAAACTTTAAGAGAGGAACTCAACAATGTCAAGAG AGAATTGCTTTCTTGCAAAAATATGAATGTCAATGAGGAGAAGAAAATGATCCAGGAGGAGGATCACGATATTTTGAAGGAAACGTTACAG CAGGCTGAAGCAGAAACCAGCCAAATAGATTGTCAAGATGAAATGATGACTCCATTGGGAACAACTGACCATAAACACATACTCGAAGCTTCTGTCTCTTTACATAAGTG GTCCCGTTGTAACATTGTTGAGCGAGTTGAGAAGCTTCAAACTGAAACGAACAAAAAAATCCAG GAAATGGAGAGCAATCACAGGGCAGAAAAGAAGCATTTGGAATATCAAATTGCAAAGGTGACGGAAACTTTGGAAAGAATGCAG GAGGAGATGACGAATCTCATCAAATCTGTGGAGAATTCAAAAGTGGCACCAATGAAGGAACCGAGCTCTGAAAAGAAAGCACAAACAGGATTCAGGATCTGTAAACAAGAGGGAACTTTTCTATGGCCAAGCATGACCCCGAAGAGCTCCAACAGGGTGCCCTTAAAATACATTTTCTCCCCACGCCAACTTCAGGTAACGCCGCCCTCCGCCGTCTACAATCTTCCTTCGGAACATTCCTTGCAGAAAACAGTGAACATAGACGTAAAAGACACTACAGTTAGCGCCGGCATCACTTCAACCGTAGTGGTCTGCAAGTCGAGCTCAAAGGGTGGTCTGCAAAACGGCCAGAAGGATCCTGCACAGGATACGTGTGGTAACCAGGTGTCTCTGTCGCCCAAGTCCCATTCTGAAGTTGAAGCAGAAGCAGAAGCAAAAGCCTCCCCTCATCCCGCAATGCAAAAGGAATTACTTTCCATGTATCTCACAACGCCCGAGAAGCAATGGGCTCAGAATCAGATGATTCTGAGTCGTTCTCCCGTGCCAAACTTTATGAGCGACCAAATTGTATGGCCCGTGCCATCACAGCCTGTCACCACACATGCTCAAGATAGCGGCGGCGGCGGCGGCGGCTTCCACGTGGACCTGCCAGAAAGTTCTAGAACGGCTCCATGTCAGTCGACATGGCTCGGTTTGGCTCCGCCCGCTGCTTCTTCAGCCGCCCACAACGCATAG
- the LOC131052400 gene encoding uncharacterized protein LOC131052400 isoform X2, which yields MADAEVINGFRLNTGEVVRVGDFVYLFPADANVELYIARIDKLYHDEEGKRLIQIRWYYRPKDLQHEPPSNPLNNEVYYTNYFDCQLVESVAKICKVFTRSEYFKLNEEQKSYDRPVSEEDIFFFEYVYSAETGSFMKMSGSGEADRRRSFGKQNSPDPSLKILIKALLDVEETIPKDAKPACWADERLTWIAKVNESKTVQNITERLLHLADCSQLIREKDGKNEYKYLSAWKSAVTADSSPESLLQNIEHLQNFVQQRNGRAEKKRKRYGSEQGKKKDKLPLLQDVCEELDEKKGARIKEGSTYEINRTCLPPKAPIHLKYIRTVLVAEKTDTHVRVKFPSILALRNLFGTDKNVEQTMQHPSLDEQFVMGQKLAERVLWRQISSGEYNTQGHLESFWLISGDPADEKLQMIQPAHLTDGTEDVKLTNDECKELIKFEGTPDVKFPSDVEGDGNKLPVKWGLRRKVAINRKHRSMEKGNEQTSTGGDSLETTTKVPRKQRRYTVNEDDPTPGEISSMLRLPKEMQGRWTGERYRAAQLKLVAIMREKAAVPGKPILRPALREEARKHIGDTGLLDHLLKHMTDTVIKNGERFRRRHNAEGAMEYWLEPASLMEIRKQAGIQDPWWIPPPGWQPGDKVSLYGCVSGMTPSEAEEMKTLREELNNVKRELLSCKNMNVNEEKKMIQEEDHDILKETLQAEAETSQIDCQDEMMTPLGTTDHKHILEASVSLHKWSRCNIVERVEKLQTETNKKIQEMESNHRAEKKHLEYQIAKVTETLERMQEEMTNLIKSVENSKVAPMKEPSSEKKAQTGFRICKQEGTFLWPSMTPKSSNRVPLKYIFSPRQLQVTPPSAVYNLPSEHSLQKTVNIDVKDTTVSAGITSTVVVCKSSSKGGLQNGQKDPAQDTCGNQVSLSPKSHSEVEAEAEAKASPHPAMQKELLSMYLTTPEKQWAQNQMILSRSPVPNFMSDQIVWPVPSQPVTTHAQDSGGGGGGFHVDLPESSRTAPCQSTWLGLAPPAASSAAHNA from the exons ATGGCGGACGCAGAAGTGATAAATGGGTTTCGGCTAAATACTGGTGAAGTTGTCCGTGTTG GGGATTTTGTATATCTGTTTCCTGCAGATGCCAATGTTGAATTATATATTGCAAGGATAGATAAATTGtaccatgatgaagaaggaaagagactGATACAGATACGGTG GTATTATCGGCCTAAAGACCTCCAGCACGAACCGCCTTCAAATCCCTTGAACAATGAAGTTTACT ATACAAACTATTTTGACTGCCAACTGGTTGAGTCCGTCGCAAAGATCTGCAAGGTTTTCACTAGATCTGAGTACTTTAAGCTGAATGAGGAGCAGAAAAG TTATGACAGGCCCGTGTCTGAAGAGGATATATTCTTCTTCGAATATGTTTATTCGGCGGAGACTGGTTCGTTTATGAAAATGTCTGGGTCAG GAGAAGCAGACCGTCGACGTTCTTTTGGGAAACAGAACTCTCCGGATCCTTCGCTTAAGATTTTGATTAAG GCGTTGCTTGACGTTGAAGAAACCATCCCAAAGGACGCAAAACCTGCCTGTTGGGCCGATGAACGTTTG ACATGGATAGCGAAAGTGAATGAAAGCAAGACAGTACAAAACATTACTGAGAGACTGCTGCATTTAGCAGATTGTTCGCAGCTAATCAGGGAGAAAGATGGAAAAAATGAGTATAAATATTTGTCGGCTTGGAAAAGTGCAGTGACCGCAGATTCAAGCCCTGAATCA CTTCTTCAGAATATAGAACACCTTCAAAACTTTGTCCAGCAGCGAAACGGTAGGGCAGAAAAGAAAAGGAAGCGGTACGGGTCGGAGCAGGGAAAGAAGAAAGACAAGCTGCCCCTTCTCCAAGACGTTTGTGAAGAATTAGATG AGAAAAAAGGTGCGAGGATAAAGGAGGGAAGCACCTACGAGATCAACCGTACTTGCTTGCCTCCGAAGGCCCCTATTCATCTTAAGTACATTCGAACCGTGCTG GTGGCGGAGAAAACCGACACTCATGTACGCGTGAAATTTCCCAGTATTTTGGCACTGAGAAATTTGTTTGGTACGGACAAGAATGTCGAGCAAACTATGCAACATCCTTCTTTGGACGAGCAGTTTGTGATGGGCCAAAAGCTGGCTGAAAGAGTTTTATGGCGTCAAATTTCTTCAGGGGAATATAATACGCAAGGCCACCTTGAAAGTTTCTGGCTCATTTCCGGCGACCCAGCTGACGAAAAACTGCAAATGATTCAGCCAGCTCACCTTACCGACG GAACTGAGGACGTGAAATTGACAAATGACGAATGCAAGGAGCTAATTAAGTTCGAAGGAACACCGGACGTAAAATTTCCATCTGATGTGGAAGGAGACGGGAACAAATTGCCTGTTAAATGGGGTCTCCGACGGAAAGTGGCAATCAATAGGAAGCATCGCAGCATGGAAAAGGGCAATGAACAGACATCCACGGGTGGTGATTCGCTAGAAACTACGACCAAGGTCCCACGGAAGCAGCGGCGTTACACAGTGAACGAGGATGACCCAACCCCTGGAGAAATATCAAGCATGCTCAGACTCCCCAAAGAGATGCAAGGGAGATGGACCGGTGAGAG GTATAGGGCCGCTCAGTTGAAGCTTGTGGCGATAATGAGAGAAAAGGCAGCCGTGCCGGGAAAGCCTATCTTGCGCCCTGCATTGAGAGAGGAAGCACGGAAACATATTGGGGATACCGGACTTCTTGATCACTTGTTGAAGCACATGACAGACACTGTCATTAAAAACGGTGAGCGGTTTAGGCGCCGTCACAACGCAGAGGGAGCCATGGAGTACTGGCTTGAACCGGCCAGTCTTATGGAGATAAGGAAACAAGCTGGGATTCAAGATCCTTGGTGGATTCCCCCTCCTGGATGGCAGCCTGGAGATAAAGTGTCTCTTTATGGTTGCGTATCGGGCATGACGCCCTCTGAAGCAGAAGAAATGAAAACTTTAAGAGAGGAACTCAACAATGTCAAGAG AGAATTGCTTTCTTGCAAAAATATGAATGTCAATGAGGAGAAGAAAATGATCCAGGAGGAGGATCACGATATTTTGAAGGAAACGTTACAG GCTGAAGCAGAAACCAGCCAAATAGATTGTCAAGATGAAATGATGACTCCATTGGGAACAACTGACCATAAACACATACTCGAAGCTTCTGTCTCTTTACATAAGTG GTCCCGTTGTAACATTGTTGAGCGAGTTGAGAAGCTTCAAACTGAAACGAACAAAAAAATCCAG GAAATGGAGAGCAATCACAGGGCAGAAAAGAAGCATTTGGAATATCAAATTGCAAAGGTGACGGAAACTTTGGAAAGAATGCAG GAGGAGATGACGAATCTCATCAAATCTGTGGAGAATTCAAAAGTGGCACCAATGAAGGAACCGAGCTCTGAAAAGAAAGCACAAACAGGATTCAGGATCTGTAAACAAGAGGGAACTTTTCTATGGCCAAGCATGACCCCGAAGAGCTCCAACAGGGTGCCCTTAAAATACATTTTCTCCCCACGCCAACTTCAGGTAACGCCGCCCTCCGCCGTCTACAATCTTCCTTCGGAACATTCCTTGCAGAAAACAGTGAACATAGACGTAAAAGACACTACAGTTAGCGCCGGCATCACTTCAACCGTAGTGGTCTGCAAGTCGAGCTCAAAGGGTGGTCTGCAAAACGGCCAGAAGGATCCTGCACAGGATACGTGTGGTAACCAGGTGTCTCTGTCGCCCAAGTCCCATTCTGAAGTTGAAGCAGAAGCAGAAGCAAAAGCCTCCCCTCATCCCGCAATGCAAAAGGAATTACTTTCCATGTATCTCACAACGCCCGAGAAGCAATGGGCTCAGAATCAGATGATTCTGAGTCGTTCTCCCGTGCCAAACTTTATGAGCGACCAAATTGTATGGCCCGTGCCATCACAGCCTGTCACCACACATGCTCAAGATAGCGGCGGCGGCGGCGGCGGCTTCCACGTGGACCTGCCAGAAAGTTCTAGAACGGCTCCATGTCAGTCGACATGGCTCGGTTTGGCTCCGCCCGCTGCTTCTTCAGCCGCCCACAACGCATAG
- the LOC131052400 gene encoding protein AMEIOTIC 1 homolog isoform X3, whose translation MADAEVINGFRLNTGEVVRVGDFVYLFPADANVELYIARIDKLYHDEEGKRLIQIRWYYRPKDLQHEPPSNPLNNEVYYTNYFDCQLVESVAKICKVFTRSEYFKLNEEQKRPVSEEDIFFFEYVYSAETGSFMKMSGSGEADRRRSFGKQNSPDPSLKILIKALLDVEETIPKDAKPACWADERLTWIAKVNESKTVQNITERLLHLADCSQLIREKDGKNEYKYLSAWKSAVTADSSPESLLQNIEHLQNFVQQRNGRAEKKRKRYGSEQGKKKDKLPLLQDVCEELDEKKGARIKEGSTYEINRTCLPPKAPIHLKYIRTVLVAEKTDTHVRVKFPSILALRNLFGTDKNVEQTMQHPSLDEQFVMGQKLAERVLWRQISSGEYNTQGHLESFWLISGDPADEKLQMIQPAHLTDGTEDVKLTNDECKELIKFEGTPDVKFPSDVEGDGNKLPVKWGLRRKVAINRKHRSMEKGNEQTSTGGDSLETTTKVPRKQRRYTVNEDDPTPGEISSMLRLPKEMQGRWTGERYRAAQLKLVAIMREKAAVPGKPILRPALREEARKHIGDTGLLDHLLKHMTDTVIKNGERFRRRHNAEGAMEYWLEPASLMEIRKQAGIQDPWWIPPPGWQPGDKVSLYGCVSGMTPSEAEEMKTLREELNNVKRELLSCKNMNVNEEKKMIQEEDHDILKETLQQAEAETSQIDCQDEMMTPLGTTDHKHILEASVSLHKWSRCNIVERVEKLQTETNKKIQEMESNHRAEKKHLEYQIAKVTETLERMQEEMTNLIKSVENSKVAPMKEPSSEKKAQTGFRICKQEGTFLWPSMTPKSSNRVPLKYIFSPRQLQVTPPSAVYNLPSEHSLQKTVNIDVKDTTVSAGITSTVVVCKSSSKGGLQNGQKDPAQDTCGNQVSLSPKSHSEVEAEAEAKASPHPAMQKELLSMYLTTPEKQWAQNQMILSRSPVPNFMSDQIVWPVPSQPVTTHAQDSGGGGGGFHVDLPESSRTAPCQSTWLGLAPPAASSAAHNA comes from the exons ATGGCGGACGCAGAAGTGATAAATGGGTTTCGGCTAAATACTGGTGAAGTTGTCCGTGTTG GGGATTTTGTATATCTGTTTCCTGCAGATGCCAATGTTGAATTATATATTGCAAGGATAGATAAATTGtaccatgatgaagaaggaaagagactGATACAGATACGGTG GTATTATCGGCCTAAAGACCTCCAGCACGAACCGCCTTCAAATCCCTTGAACAATGAAGTTTACT ATACAAACTATTTTGACTGCCAACTGGTTGAGTCCGTCGCAAAGATCTGCAAGGTTTTCACTAGATCTGAGTACTTTAAGCTGAATGAGGAGCAGAAAAG GCCCGTGTCTGAAGAGGATATATTCTTCTTCGAATATGTTTATTCGGCGGAGACTGGTTCGTTTATGAAAATGTCTGGGTCAG GAGAAGCAGACCGTCGACGTTCTTTTGGGAAACAGAACTCTCCGGATCCTTCGCTTAAGATTTTGATTAAG GCGTTGCTTGACGTTGAAGAAACCATCCCAAAGGACGCAAAACCTGCCTGTTGGGCCGATGAACGTTTG ACATGGATAGCGAAAGTGAATGAAAGCAAGACAGTACAAAACATTACTGAGAGACTGCTGCATTTAGCAGATTGTTCGCAGCTAATCAGGGAGAAAGATGGAAAAAATGAGTATAAATATTTGTCGGCTTGGAAAAGTGCAGTGACCGCAGATTCAAGCCCTGAATCA CTTCTTCAGAATATAGAACACCTTCAAAACTTTGTCCAGCAGCGAAACGGTAGGGCAGAAAAGAAAAGGAAGCGGTACGGGTCGGAGCAGGGAAAGAAGAAAGACAAGCTGCCCCTTCTCCAAGACGTTTGTGAAGAATTAGATG AGAAAAAAGGTGCGAGGATAAAGGAGGGAAGCACCTACGAGATCAACCGTACTTGCTTGCCTCCGAAGGCCCCTATTCATCTTAAGTACATTCGAACCGTGCTG GTGGCGGAGAAAACCGACACTCATGTACGCGTGAAATTTCCCAGTATTTTGGCACTGAGAAATTTGTTTGGTACGGACAAGAATGTCGAGCAAACTATGCAACATCCTTCTTTGGACGAGCAGTTTGTGATGGGCCAAAAGCTGGCTGAAAGAGTTTTATGGCGTCAAATTTCTTCAGGGGAATATAATACGCAAGGCCACCTTGAAAGTTTCTGGCTCATTTCCGGCGACCCAGCTGACGAAAAACTGCAAATGATTCAGCCAGCTCACCTTACCGACG GAACTGAGGACGTGAAATTGACAAATGACGAATGCAAGGAGCTAATTAAGTTCGAAGGAACACCGGACGTAAAATTTCCATCTGATGTGGAAGGAGACGGGAACAAATTGCCTGTTAAATGGGGTCTCCGACGGAAAGTGGCAATCAATAGGAAGCATCGCAGCATGGAAAAGGGCAATGAACAGACATCCACGGGTGGTGATTCGCTAGAAACTACGACCAAGGTCCCACGGAAGCAGCGGCGTTACACAGTGAACGAGGATGACCCAACCCCTGGAGAAATATCAAGCATGCTCAGACTCCCCAAAGAGATGCAAGGGAGATGGACCGGTGAGAG GTATAGGGCCGCTCAGTTGAAGCTTGTGGCGATAATGAGAGAAAAGGCAGCCGTGCCGGGAAAGCCTATCTTGCGCCCTGCATTGAGAGAGGAAGCACGGAAACATATTGGGGATACCGGACTTCTTGATCACTTGTTGAAGCACATGACAGACACTGTCATTAAAAACGGTGAGCGGTTTAGGCGCCGTCACAACGCAGAGGGAGCCATGGAGTACTGGCTTGAACCGGCCAGTCTTATGGAGATAAGGAAACAAGCTGGGATTCAAGATCCTTGGTGGATTCCCCCTCCTGGATGGCAGCCTGGAGATAAAGTGTCTCTTTATGGTTGCGTATCGGGCATGACGCCCTCTGAAGCAGAAGAAATGAAAACTTTAAGAGAGGAACTCAACAATGTCAAGAG AGAATTGCTTTCTTGCAAAAATATGAATGTCAATGAGGAGAAGAAAATGATCCAGGAGGAGGATCACGATATTTTGAAGGAAACGTTACAG CAGGCTGAAGCAGAAACCAGCCAAATAGATTGTCAAGATGAAATGATGACTCCATTGGGAACAACTGACCATAAACACATACTCGAAGCTTCTGTCTCTTTACATAAGTG GTCCCGTTGTAACATTGTTGAGCGAGTTGAGAAGCTTCAAACTGAAACGAACAAAAAAATCCAG GAAATGGAGAGCAATCACAGGGCAGAAAAGAAGCATTTGGAATATCAAATTGCAAAGGTGACGGAAACTTTGGAAAGAATGCAG GAGGAGATGACGAATCTCATCAAATCTGTGGAGAATTCAAAAGTGGCACCAATGAAGGAACCGAGCTCTGAAAAGAAAGCACAAACAGGATTCAGGATCTGTAAACAAGAGGGAACTTTTCTATGGCCAAGCATGACCCCGAAGAGCTCCAACAGGGTGCCCTTAAAATACATTTTCTCCCCACGCCAACTTCAGGTAACGCCGCCCTCCGCCGTCTACAATCTTCCTTCGGAACATTCCTTGCAGAAAACAGTGAACATAGACGTAAAAGACACTACAGTTAGCGCCGGCATCACTTCAACCGTAGTGGTCTGCAAGTCGAGCTCAAAGGGTGGTCTGCAAAACGGCCAGAAGGATCCTGCACAGGATACGTGTGGTAACCAGGTGTCTCTGTCGCCCAAGTCCCATTCTGAAGTTGAAGCAGAAGCAGAAGCAAAAGCCTCCCCTCATCCCGCAATGCAAAAGGAATTACTTTCCATGTATCTCACAACGCCCGAGAAGCAATGGGCTCAGAATCAGATGATTCTGAGTCGTTCTCCCGTGCCAAACTTTATGAGCGACCAAATTGTATGGCCCGTGCCATCACAGCCTGTCACCACACATGCTCAAGATAGCGGCGGCGGCGGCGGCGGCTTCCACGTGGACCTGCCAGAAAGTTCTAGAACGGCTCCATGTCAGTCGACATGGCTCGGTTTGGCTCCGCCCGCTGCTTCTTCAGCCGCCCACAACGCATAG